One segment of Phragmites australis chromosome 13, lpPhrAust1.1, whole genome shotgun sequence DNA contains the following:
- the LOC133889374 gene encoding salt tolerance receptor-like cytoplasmic kinase 1 — MFRGCGLFTCARRGGDLRKRGEMGAASSRVAPAEPVGVEEGDSGAARQLAWAEVETATGGFSSRVIGHGGFSTVYLASLSSSRLGAVKVSCSSERLHRAFRQELDVLLSLRHPHIVRLLGYCDERDEGVLVFEYAPNGDLHERLHGDGGDVLPWARRVAVAFQVATALEYLHESRQPAVIHGDIKASNVLLDANLDAKLCDFGFAHVGFSATVGGGRSSARSVMGSPGYVDPHLLRSGVATKKSDVYSFGVLLLELLTGKAAVCCETGRRLTADVGAKVSDGKVTDVLDQRLGGDYAAAEAAVLAELAVQCISDSPGLRPSMADVVRALQEKASALASAVGPRLNRKMML, encoded by the coding sequence ATGTTCAGGGGTTGTGGACTATTCACCTGCGCCCGCCGGGGCGGAGACCTCAGGAAGCGTGGGGAGATGGGCGCGGCGAGCTCGCGGGTGGCGCCGGCTGAGCCGGTGGGCGTGGAGGAGGGGGACAGCGGAGCGGCGAGGCAGCTGGCGTGGGCGGAGGTGGAGACAGCCACGGGGGGGTTCTCGTCCCGGGTAATCGGCCACGGCGGGTTCAGCACGGTGTACCTCGCCTCGCTCTCATCGTCCCGCCTCGGCGCCGTCAAGGTCAGCTGCAGCAGCGAGCGCCTCCACCGCGCCTTCCGCCAGGAGCTCGACGTGCTCCTCTCCCTCCGCCACCCGCACATCGTCCGCCTCCTCGGATACTGCGACGAACGGGACGAAGGCGTGCTGGTGTTCGAGTACGCGCCGAACGGCGACCTCCACGAGAGGCTccacggcgacggcggggacgtGCTGCCCTGGGCGCGGCGCGTGGCGGTCGCGTTCCAGGTGGCGACAGCGCTGGAGTACCTCCACGAGAGCCGCCAGCCGGCGGTCATCCACGGGGACATCAAGGCGTCCAACGTGCTCCTCGACGCCAACCTAGACGCCAAGCTCTGCGACTTCGGCTTCGCGCACGTCGGCTTCTCGGCCACGGTGGGCGGCGGCCGCTCCTCGGCGCGCTCTGTCATGGGCTCCCCGGGCTACGTCGACCCGCACCTCCTCCGCTCCGGTGTGGCCACCAAGAAGagcgacgtgtacagcttcggcgtACTGCTGCTCGAGCTCCTGACGGGGAAGGCGGCCGTCTGCTGCGAGACCGGGCGCAGGCTCACGGCCGATGTGGGGGCCAAGGTCAGCGACGGCAAGGTGACCGACGTGCTGGACCAGAGGCTCGGAGGCGACTacgccgccgccgaggcggCCGTCCTGGCGGAGCTCGCCGTGCAGTGCATCAGCGACAGCCCCGGGCTCAGGCCGTCCATGGCGGACGTGGTGCGCGCGCTCCAGGAGAAGGCCTCCGCGCTGGCCTCGGCCGTCGGACCGAGATTGAACCGCAAGATGATGCTCTAA